A single window of Thermodesulfovibrionia bacterium DNA harbors:
- the pyrF gene encoding orotidine-5'-phosphate decarboxylase: MKISDKIILALDVADRNSAIEIVKKFKDHIDIFKVGSELFTSAGPDVVREINSMGKKVFLDLKFHDIPNTVAKSVRSAAEMEVFMLNVHASGGSEMMKRAAQAIAEVSSEKNINKPKLIAVTVLTSIDQTILQREVGIEKAIKTHVTHLAELARQSGLDGVVASPQETPVIRNACGKDFLIVTPGIRPSWAEADDQKRTMTPAEAISKGADYLVMGRAILSQPDPLDALKRIEEELSY, from the coding sequence ATGAAGATTTCAGACAAAATAATACTTGCACTTGATGTCGCTGACCGCAACTCAGCAATTGAAATAGTTAAGAAGTTCAAAGATCATATTGATATATTCAAGGTCGGCTCCGAGCTCTTTACATCCGCAGGGCCTGATGTCGTTAGAGAGATAAACTCCATGGGCAAGAAGGTCTTCCTCGACCTCAAGTTTCATGACATACCCAACACAGTGGCAAAGAGCGTCAGGTCTGCGGCAGAGATGGAGGTCTTCATGCTCAATGTTCACGCCTCTGGCGGCAGCGAGATGATGAAGAGGGCTGCGCAGGCGATCGCTGAAGTATCTTCTGAAAAGAATATAAATAAACCAAAGCTGATAGCGGTGACCGTGCTTACCAGCATTGATCAGACCATACTACAAAGAGAAGTAGGCATAGAGAAGGCGATAAAGACCCATGTGACGCACCTTGCAGAACTTGCCCGACAGTCCGGGCTCGACGGTGTGGTCGCATCCCCGCAGGAGACGCCTGTCATACGAAATGCCTGCGGCAAGGACTTTCTTATCGTCACACCGGGAATAAGGCCCTCATGGGCAGAAGCAGATGATCAGAAGAGGACGATGACTCCTGCGGAGGCGATCAGCAAAGGCGCTGACTACCTCGTTATGGGCAGGGCGATCTTATCGCAGCCTGACCCGCTCGATGCGTTAAAGCGTATAGAGGAAGAATTAAGTTACTAA
- a CDS encoding anthranilate synthase component I family protein → MLIHPNREIFLKDSNTGKIFPVYTELQFIEPKEIYEKIKKPHSFLLESSKGPENISRYSFIGADPFLLFRAKDGNAAITEKNHTRISSSHPLKKLREIITSFKTERDYALPPFTGGAVGMLSYDFVHYFERLPKTALDDLKIPDADFMLYDTVIAVDHRLNKTFIISSPGAGKPGSDDWGGHYDGAVDKITKLHEIITSRLFSKEELGGVSDTSVKASLELKHEMGKETYMNIVKRTKEYIKAGDIFQANLSQRVSSNLGDTDPWHIYKVLSSINPSPFAAYLDMGDYFIASSSPERLVRVSGNMVDTRPIAGTRPRGADAEGDRQMRNDLLLNEKERAEHLMLIDLERNDLGRISDYGTVKVDELMVTEDYSHVIHIVSNVKGTLAKGKDCFDVIKATFPGGTITGVPKVRCMEIIDELEPVTRGPYTGSLGYIDFNGDMDLNIIIRTFVIKDGKAYVQAGAGIVADSDPEREYYETLKKAEALIKTLEML, encoded by the coding sequence ATGCTTATCCATCCGAACAGAGAAATATTCCTGAAAGACTCAAACACCGGAAAGATATTCCCTGTCTATACAGAACTGCAATTCATTGAGCCGAAAGAGATATACGAAAAGATAAAGAAACCTCACAGCTTCCTGCTTGAGAGTTCAAAAGGGCCTGAAAATATATCACGATACTCCTTTATCGGTGCAGACCCTTTTCTTCTCTTCAGGGCAAAAGACGGCAATGCTGCGATAACAGAGAAGAACCACACAAGAATTTCATCATCACACCCGCTCAAAAAGTTAAGAGAGATCATCACCTCCTTCAAAACAGAGAGAGATTATGCCCTGCCTCCATTTACAGGCGGGGCTGTGGGGATGCTCAGCTATGACTTTGTCCATTACTTTGAGCGGCTGCCGAAGACCGCTCTTGATGACCTCAAGATCCCTGATGCAGACTTCATGCTTTACGATACGGTCATAGCTGTTGACCATAGGCTTAATAAGACATTCATCATCTCATCTCCCGGCGCAGGGAAGCCCGGCAGTGACGATTGGGGAGGCCATTATGACGGAGCGGTTGATAAGATAACCAAGCTGCATGAAATAATTACATCCCGACTATTTTCTAAAGAAGAGTTAGGAGGGGTCAGTGACACTTCTGTTAAAGCCTCTTTGGAATTGAAACATGAGATGGGCAAAGAAACGTATATGAATATTGTTAAACGAACCAAAGAATACATAAAGGCAGGAGATATATTTCAGGCGAACCTCTCGCAAAGGGTATCTTCAAATCTCGGCGATACAGACCCGTGGCATATATATAAAGTGCTGAGCAGTATCAACCCGTCTCCCTTTGCAGCTTATCTTGATATGGGTGATTATTTCATCGCAAGTTCATCGCCTGAGAGGCTTGTACGCGTATCAGGAAATATGGTTGACACAAGGCCGATAGCAGGCACAAGGCCGCGCGGGGCTGATGCAGAAGGCGACAGGCAGATGAGGAACGACCTGCTCCTGAATGAGAAAGAGCGCGCAGAGCATCTCATGCTCATTGACCTTGAGCGGAACGACCTCGGCAGGATATCCGACTACGGCACAGTCAAGGTTGATGAACTGATGGTGACGGAAGATTATTCCCATGTCATACACATCGTCTCAAATGTCAAAGGCACGCTTGCAAAAGGCAAAGACTGTTTTGATGTGATAAAGGCGACATTTCCCGGAGGAACAATAACAGGCGTGCCCAAGGTAAGGTGCATGGAGATAATAGACGAGCTTGAGCCTGTGACAAGAGGGCCGTACACAGGCTCACTCGGATACATCGATTTCAACGGCGATATGGATCTTAACATCATCATCAGGACATTTGTGATAAAGGATGGTAAAGCATACGTTCAGGCAGGCGCAGGCATTGTGGCAGATTCAGACCCTGAGAGAGAGTATTACGAAACGCTGAAGAAGGCTGAAGCTCTGATAAAGACGTTGGAAATGCTGTAA
- a CDS encoding type II toxin-antitoxin system VapC family toxin → MITAVDTNILFDILIPGESHSASSKRLLDKHLASGKLILCEVVFAELAARFPSEQELKLFLAETGMRLVPSNEKSLHLAGTRWAKYAQRSKRNQFSCSECGKTFTMHCPHCKAMVTRRQIVLSDFLIGAHALEQADCLLSRDLGIYKSNFTDLKVIGKI, encoded by the coding sequence TTGATCACCGCGGTTGATACCAACATCCTTTTCGATATCCTTATTCCGGGAGAGTCCCACAGCGCGTCCTCAAAGAGGCTTCTGGACAAACATCTGGCAAGCGGCAAACTGATCCTCTGTGAAGTGGTTTTTGCCGAACTCGCAGCCAGATTTCCTTCCGAACAGGAATTGAAACTCTTTCTCGCAGAAACAGGCATGAGGCTTGTTCCGTCCAACGAGAAATCCCTGCACCTTGCCGGCACGCGTTGGGCTAAATATGCACAGAGAAGCAAGCGAAATCAGTTTTCCTGTTCAGAATGCGGCAAGACCTTTACAATGCATTGCCCGCATTGCAAAGCAATGGTCACAAGGCGGCAGATTGTCTTGAGCGATTTTCTGATAGGCGCTCATGCCCTTGAGCAGGCTGACTGCCTGTTGTCGCGGGACCTCGGGATATACAAAAGCAACTTCACTGATCTGAAGGTAATAGGTAAGATATGA
- a CDS encoding inositol-3-phosphate synthase, which yields MEKIRIAIAGIGNCASSLIQGIEYYKNKTAEDAVGLMHWDIGGYKPFDIEVVAAFDIDKRKVGRDVSEAVFALPNCTAVFCKDLPETGVKVKMGRILDGFSRHMNEYDPKRTFILSSEDEATRENVVTTLKETGAEMLLNYLPVGSEEGVKFYAECALESGIGFVNNMPVFIASDPEWARRFMEKGLPIIGDDIKAQIGATITHRTLTDLFQKRGVTIDRTYQLNTGGNTDFLNMLNRSRLASKKTSKTEAVQSILNERMDADNIHIGPSDYVPWQNDNKVCFIRMEGRIFGDVPMNLELRLSVEDSPNSAGVAIDSIRCCKLALERGKGGALYSPSAYFMKHPPKQFSDDIAFRMVEEFIAGYDIEGDSIENKISSDAVSENN from the coding sequence ATGGAAAAGATCAGGATCGCTATAGCCGGGATAGGCAACTGCGCAAGCTCGTTGATACAGGGCATTGAGTACTATAAAAACAAAACCGCCGAAGATGCTGTCGGACTGATGCACTGGGATATCGGAGGCTACAAACCATTTGACATTGAGGTTGTTGCGGCATTTGATATTGATAAGAGAAAGGTCGGCAGGGATGTTTCCGAGGCTGTCTTCGCTCTTCCGAACTGTACAGCCGTCTTCTGTAAAGATCTTCCCGAGACAGGCGTAAAGGTGAAGATGGGCAGGATACTCGACGGATTCTCCAGGCATATGAATGAATATGATCCCAAGCGCACATTTATACTTAGCAGCGAAGATGAAGCCACCAGAGAGAATGTAGTCACGACGCTTAAAGAAACAGGCGCTGAGATGCTTCTGAATTATCTCCCTGTCGGCTCTGAGGAAGGTGTAAAGTTCTATGCCGAATGCGCCCTTGAGTCAGGAATAGGTTTTGTAAATAATATGCCGGTATTCATAGCGAGCGACCCTGAATGGGCAAGGAGGTTCATGGAGAAAGGGCTTCCCATAATTGGCGATGACATAAAGGCGCAGATAGGCGCGACCATAACTCACAGGACTCTGACCGACCTGTTTCAAAAGAGGGGGGTAACGATTGACAGGACATATCAGTTAAATACCGGCGGAAATACAGACTTCCTGAATATGCTCAACAGGAGCAGGCTCGCTTCAAAGAAGACATCCAAGACAGAGGCGGTCCAGTCAATTCTTAACGAGAGGATGGATGCTGACAATATACACATAGGCCCGAGCGATTATGTCCCATGGCAGAATGACAACAAGGTCTGCTTCATCCGCATGGAGGGCAGGATATTCGGAGATGTGCCGATGAATCTCGAACTCAGGCTTTCTGTTGAGGACTCGCCAAATTCAGCCGGTGTTGCAATCGATTCAATAAGATGCTGCAAGCTTGCTCTTGAGAGAGGGAAGGGCGGCGCGCTGTATTCACCTTCCGCCTACTTTATGAAGCACCCTCCAAAACAGTTCAGCGATGATATAGCATTCAGGATGGTTGAAGAGTTTATAGCTGGATATGATATTGAGGGTGACAGCATAGAAAATAAAATTAGCAGTGATGCCGTTTCTGAAAATAATTAA
- a CDS encoding AbrB/MazE/SpoVT family DNA-binding domain-containing protein — protein MMIVAKVTSKGQVTIPKKVRDRLGVHPGEDVGFEEKEGVVVITKAVTKSPFDKWVGRLAKLEGQKSDNLVKELRGN, from the coding sequence ATGATGATAGTTGCAAAAGTAACATCCAAAGGACAAGTGACCATCCCAAAAAAGGTCAGGGACAGGCTGGGCGTGCATCCCGGCGAAGATGTAGGTTTTGAGGAGAAAGAAGGAGTGGTAGTGATAACAAAGGCGGTGACCAAATCCCCTTTTGACAAATGGGTCGGCAGACTGGCAAAGCTTGAGGGACAGAAAAGCGATAACCTCGTAAAGGAGCTTCGGGGCAATTGA
- the dcd gene encoding dCTP deaminase: MVKNDRWIIEMAKKGMIEPFEEDQIKKGISFGVGSYGYDMRISDEFRIFKSENRSFVDPKNSDPDNFIHFKGDVCTIPPNSFVLAQSLEYFRIPREVVVICFGKSTYARSGIIVNVTPLEPEWEGHVTISISNTSPLPARLYGNEGISQILFLGADEVCEISYADKKGKYQAQKGITHSKI, translated from the coding sequence ATGGTAAAGAACGACCGCTGGATAATAGAGATGGCAAAGAAAGGGATGATAGAGCCCTTTGAAGAGGATCAGATAAAAAAAGGCATATCCTTCGGCGTCGGTTCATACGGATATGACATGAGGATATCTGATGAGTTCAGGATATTCAAGAGCGAGAACAGGTCTTTTGTTGACCCGAAGAACAGTGACCCTGACAACTTCATCCATTTCAAAGGCGATGTCTGCACCATACCGCCGAACTCTTTTGTTCTTGCGCAGTCGCTTGAGTACTTCAGGATACCGAGAGAAGTAGTGGTCATCTGCTTCGGCAAATCAACATACGCAAGGAGCGGAATCATTGTGAATGTGACGCCTCTTGAACCTGAATGGGAAGGGCATGTGACGATATCCATATCAAACACCTCCCCGCTTCCGGCAAGACTGTACGGCAACGAGGGGATATCACAGATACTATTTCTCGGCGCTGATGAAGTCTGCGAGATATCATACGCTGACAAGAAAGGTAAATATCAGGCGCAGAAAGGCATCACGCATTCAAAGATATAA